The genomic region CATGCTTCCTATCCCGAGATGGGCTTTGCTACGGTTTACCGTTTTTTGAGAAAATTGGTAGAGGCGGGATTGGTAACTGAAGTGAGAGTAGGTGGATTGCCGGCGAGATATGAGCTGGCGACTCATCGGCATCATGATCATTTAACCTGTGAATCCTGCACAAAGATCATAGAGTTTGAAGACCCTGAGATTGAGGCTCTTCAGAAAGCTGTGGCTAAGAAATATGGCTTTGTTTTGACTCATCATCTTTTGGAACTTTATGGTCGCTGTGCTATTTGCGCTCAGCAAAAGTAATCAAAGCTAGACGCATTTTATTGCTGTGATATTCTTCCTTGTTGAATTCAATTTTCTTCGGGAGGAGTTCGAATGAAAACGAAATCACAGCCGCCAGGTTCTTCTGGTCCTTCTTCTGCGCTTGGGATTTGGGTTCGTCGTGCGTCGGAGCACAACCTGAAGGACGTCAGTGTTTTTATTCCCAGAAATAAAATGACCGTTATTA from Bdellovibrionales bacterium harbors:
- a CDS encoding transcriptional repressor yields the protein MKTENLSLPLVHGRQYSDSSPALAPEKLIHREPVGEANLKRMIRSMGIKVTLQRMAILNGLIAGRAHVTAQEVFEKIHASYPEMGFATVYRFLRKLVEAGLVTEVRVGGLPARYELATHRHHDHLTCESCTKIIEFEDPEIEALQKAVAKKYGFVLTHHLLELYGRCAICAQQK